In a single window of the Flavivirga spongiicola genome:
- a CDS encoding DUF3127 domain-containing protein: protein MEVQGRIKMVGETQTFGSNGFRKREIVVTTEEQYPQHIMVEFVQDKTDLLNSYQVGQQVKISINLRGREWVNPQGETKYFNSIQGWRIEALQAEASGENLPPVPPADAFEPAGDLKEDDHDDLPF, encoded by the coding sequence ATGGAAGTTCAAGGAAGAATAAAAATGGTAGGAGAAACTCAAACTTTTGGGAGTAATGGGTTTAGAAAAAGAGAGATCGTAGTAACAACAGAAGAGCAATACCCACAACACATTATGGTGGAGTTTGTTCAGGACAAAACAGATTTGTTAAATAGTTACCAGGTAGGACAACAAGTTAAAATTAGTATTAATCTAAGAGGTAGAGAGTGGGTAAATCCGCAAGGAGAAACTAAATATTTTAACTCGATTCAAGGATGGAGAATTGAGGCTTTACAAGCTGAAGCTTCAGGTGAAAATTTACCACCAGTACCACCAGCGGATGCTTTTGAACCTGCTGGAGATTTAAAAGAAGACGATCATGATGATCTTCCTTTTTAA
- a CDS encoding flavin reductase family protein, which yields MTSFEPKSLSTSKLHGYLLSAVAPRPIAFASTMDADGSPNLSPFSFFNVFSANPPIMIFSPARRVRDNTTKHTLQNVEATKEVVINVVNYDMVHQMSLSSTEYPAGVNEFDKSGLTMLKSDIVKPFRVAEAPVQFECKVNDIVKLGTEGGAGNLIICEVVKLHIDKDVLDENGIINQQKLDLVARAGGSYYTRAKKGFFEIPKPLSTLGIGVDNFPDHVKNSMVLTGNDLGMLANIETLPTDESVKLFVEDLGARYSNIKTATHRQKHKLARNYLSFGDVESAWKILLS from the coding sequence ATGACATCGTTTGAGCCAAAAAGCTTATCAACCAGTAAATTACATGGTTATTTGTTGAGTGCAGTTGCACCAAGACCAATTGCTTTTGCCAGTACTATGGATGCAGATGGAAGTCCAAATTTGTCGCCATTTAGCTTTTTTAATGTGTTTAGTGCGAATCCGCCTATCATGATATTTTCACCTGCACGACGTGTTAGAGATAATACGACAAAGCATACATTGCAAAATGTTGAAGCGACAAAAGAAGTGGTTATTAATGTAGTGAATTACGATATGGTTCATCAGATGTCGTTAAGTAGTACGGAATATCCGGCAGGAGTTAATGAGTTTGATAAATCGGGGTTAACCATGTTAAAATCTGATATTGTTAAACCATTTCGTGTAGCAGAGGCACCAGTACAGTTTGAATGCAAGGTGAACGATATTGTTAAGTTAGGAACAGAAGGAGGTGCTGGAAATTTAATTATTTGCGAAGTTGTTAAACTTCATATAGATAAGGATGTGCTTGATGAAAATGGTATTATAAATCAACAAAAATTAGATTTGGTTGCCAGAGCAGGCGGCAGTTATTACACGCGTGCTAAAAAAGGCTTTTTTGAAATACCAAAACCACTATCAACATTAGGAATTGGTGTTGATAATTTTCCAGATCATGTTAAAAATAGTATGGTTTTAACTGGAAATGATTTAGGTATGTTAGCCAATATAGAAACGTTGCCTACAGATGAAAGTGTGAAGCTTTTTGTTGAAGATTTAGGGGCACGGTATTCGAATATTAAAACGGCTACTCATAGACAAAAACATAAATTGGCACGTAATTACCTGAGTTTTGGTGATGTTGAAAGTGCTTGGAAAATATTGCTAAGTTAA
- a CDS encoding sensor histidine kinase: MVFTKYGNAFRWIIIIASFVVVSLILWKTYEFFQHFKEEERTKMENWSFAQSDLLKTDNLNGDIGELPLKVITSNKTTPMIKVNTDGSFDFNNIDEDKAKDSAYIKKLILKFEKENTPINVKIDGKLISKIYYGNSPLLNKLKYYPLALLLIVFLFGAVIFFFYSSNKNATQNKLWSGMAKETAHQIGTPLSSLIGWTEILKSEHVNPDYIAEIEKDVDRLQTITERFSKIGSLPTLEVSDIIKETIDSYDYLKARSSNLIDFEIIIPDGDIPVNLNKQLYSWTIENLVKNAIDAMKGRGKLIVEISQLEDNVKISITDTGKGIPKKDFNKIFSPGYTTKKRGWGLGLSLTRRIIEDFHNGKIKVLQSQKDKGTTIQISLKSAPYYV; the protein is encoded by the coding sequence ATGGTTTTTACAAAATATGGTAACGCATTTCGTTGGATTATTATAATAGCATCTTTCGTTGTTGTCTCTCTCATTTTATGGAAAACCTATGAGTTTTTTCAGCATTTTAAGGAAGAAGAACGCACCAAAATGGAAAATTGGTCGTTTGCTCAATCTGACTTATTAAAAACTGATAATCTTAATGGAGATATAGGTGAATTACCTTTAAAGGTGATTACAAGTAACAAAACAACTCCTATGATTAAAGTTAACACTGATGGTAGTTTTGACTTTAATAATATAGACGAAGATAAAGCTAAGGATTCGGCATATATTAAAAAACTAATTTTAAAATTTGAAAAAGAAAACACTCCGATTAATGTAAAAATTGATGGTAAACTTATTAGCAAAATATACTACGGCAATTCCCCCTTACTAAACAAATTAAAATATTATCCGTTAGCACTGTTACTTATTGTTTTTTTATTCGGTGCTGTTATTTTCTTTTTTTATAGTAGCAATAAGAATGCTACCCAAAATAAATTATGGTCTGGTATGGCTAAAGAAACAGCCCATCAAATTGGAACCCCCCTATCTTCTTTAATAGGTTGGACCGAAATTTTAAAAAGTGAACATGTTAACCCAGATTATATTGCTGAAATTGAAAAAGATGTTGACCGATTACAAACCATTACCGAACGCTTTAGTAAGATTGGTTCTCTACCTACTTTAGAAGTCTCCGATATTATTAAAGAAACTATTGATTCTTACGATTATTTAAAAGCAAGATCTTCAAACCTTATAGACTTTGAAATTATAATCCCAGATGGCGATATTCCCGTAAATCTTAATAAACAATTATACAGTTGGACTATCGAAAACCTAGTTAAAAATGCTATTGATGCCATGAAAGGCAGAGGGAAGCTTATAGTTGAAATTTCTCAGTTAGAAGACAATGTAAAAATTAGCATTACCGATACCGGAAAAGGCATCCCTAAAAAAGATTTCAATAAAATCTTCAGCCCTGGATATACTACAAAAAAACGTGGCTGGGGATTAGGTTTGTCACTCACCCGGCGCATTATCGAAGATTTTCACAATGGAAAAATAAAGGTTTTACAATCTCAAAAAGATAAAGGAACCACTATACAGATTAGTTTAAAAAGCGCCCCTTATTATGTCTGA
- a CDS encoding HIT family protein: MASIFTKIVNGEIPCYKVAETDDFLAFLDVNPNSKGHTLCIPKQEVDKIFDLDEATYNGLMSFSRYVALAIEKAIPCKRVGVSVIGLEVPHVHVHLIPLHTMEDARFIQKVKLSTEEFQNLAETIKAQL; the protein is encoded by the coding sequence ATGGCTTCAATTTTCACAAAAATAGTTAACGGAGAAATTCCCTGTTATAAAGTTGCTGAAACAGACGACTTTTTAGCATTTTTGGACGTAAACCCAAATAGTAAAGGGCACACACTTTGCATTCCTAAACAAGAAGTTGATAAAATTTTTGATTTAGATGAAGCTACTTACAATGGTTTAATGAGTTTTTCAAGATATGTTGCTTTAGCCATAGAAAAAGCAATACCCTGTAAGCGAGTAGGTGTGTCTGTTATAGGTTTGGAAGTGCCACACGTGCATGTGCACTTAATTCCATTACATACTATGGAAGATGCTCGTTTTATTCAGAAGGTAAAACTTTCAACAGAAGAATTCCAAAACTTAGCAGAAACTATTAAAGCTCAATTATAA